From Streptomyces sp. NBC_00683, one genomic window encodes:
- a CDS encoding ATP-binding protein: MESRGSVPAHPVPYEGVWRFTAPAVDVSVPQARHAVRDLLNRQGVPVEDDVLQGLLLIVSELVTNAVKHAALLSPELAVEVAIGAEWIRVSVEDNHPYRPTALVTDYAQTGGRGLLLVREVTAEAGGTCDVEHTAGGGKIIWAALPLRAQF, translated from the coding sequence ATGGAGAGCCGCGGGAGTGTACCGGCCCATCCCGTGCCGTACGAGGGGGTGTGGCGATTCACCGCCCCCGCCGTCGACGTCTCGGTACCGCAGGCCCGGCACGCGGTACGGGACCTGCTGAACCGGCAGGGCGTGCCCGTGGAGGACGACGTCCTCCAGGGCCTGCTGCTGATCGTCTCGGAACTGGTCACCAACGCGGTGAAGCACGCCGCACTGCTCTCGCCCGAGCTCGCGGTCGAGGTCGCCATCGGGGCTGAATGGATCAGGGTGTCCGTCGAGGACAACCACCCCTACCGCCCGACCGCCCTGGTGACCGACTACGCGCAGACGGGCGGGCGTGGACTGCTGCTGGTCCGGGAGGTCACGGCGGAGGCGGGCGGCACCTGCGACGTGGAGCACACGGCGGGTGGCGGGAAGATCATCTGGGCGGCGCTGCCGCTGAGGGCCCAGTTCTGA
- a CDS encoding LPFR motif small protein, with translation MRTIADVFRTIGSAVGTVVTLPFRLVAKVFGGASRGGRARRA, from the coding sequence ATGCGCACGATCGCAGACGTCTTCCGCACCATCGGCTCCGCCGTGGGCACCGTGGTGACGCTCCCCTTCCGGCTGGTGGCCAAGGTCTTCGGTGGCGCGTCGCGCGGCGGCCGGGCCCGGCGCGCCTGA
- a CDS encoding SCO6745 family protein, with translation MSTLPPRAGRRCHNSVNPLHSCVYFSPDLGEEFGKLGIDDASAAYFAARGAALGAVGAGAVTSTFYNFNHELVSRHLPAVWSVASPQAALDARLRAADSTLRRLLGEEVVASPEMAEAAALALRAAEACTRHARPLYAAHADLPVPDEPHLAFWHAATLLREHRGDAHLAALLSAGLDPVEALVSHTATGKGMAPRWIMGTRGWRRADWDAAVARLRGRGLLDDAGELTDAGTALRAGLEEATDRMDAAPYEHLGAEGVERLTELGRGYLFAAAAAGAFPDDLVGKG, from the coding sequence ATGAGTACTCTTCCGCCCCGCGCCGGGCGCCGCTGCCACAACTCGGTCAACCCCCTGCACTCCTGCGTCTACTTCTCCCCCGACCTGGGCGAGGAGTTCGGCAAGCTCGGCATCGACGACGCGAGCGCGGCCTACTTCGCCGCCCGCGGCGCCGCGCTGGGCGCCGTCGGGGCCGGAGCGGTCACGTCCACCTTCTACAACTTCAACCACGAGCTGGTGTCCCGCCATCTGCCCGCCGTGTGGTCCGTGGCCTCGCCCCAGGCGGCGCTCGACGCACGTCTGCGCGCCGCCGACTCGACACTGCGCCGGCTGCTCGGCGAGGAGGTCGTCGCCTCCCCCGAGATGGCGGAGGCTGCCGCGCTGGCCCTGCGCGCCGCGGAGGCCTGCACCCGCCACGCCCGGCCGTTGTACGCCGCGCACGCCGACCTGCCGGTGCCGGACGAGCCGCACCTGGCGTTCTGGCACGCGGCGACGCTGCTGCGCGAGCACCGGGGCGACGCCCACCTCGCCGCCCTGCTCTCGGCCGGTCTCGACCCGGTCGAGGCCCTGGTCAGCCACACCGCGACCGGCAAGGGCATGGCGCCCCGCTGGATCATGGGCACCCGCGGCTGGCGGCGCGCCGACTGGGACGCGGCGGTGGCGCGGCTGCGCGGGCGCGGCCTGCTGGACGACGCGGGCGAGCTGACGGACGCGGGCACCGCCCTCAGGGCCGGCCTGGAGGAGGCGACGGACCGCATGGACGCCGCACCGTACGAGCACCTGGGCGCGGAGGGCGTGGAACGGCTCACCGAGCTGGGGCGCGGATACCTGTTCGCCGCGGCAGCCGCCGGCGCGTTCCCGGACGACCTCGTCGGAAAGGGCTGA
- the idi gene encoding isopentenyl-diphosphate Delta-isomerase — MPTTPATAAHSSSNGTAEAIMLELVDEDGTTIGIAEKLAAHQAPGQLHRAFSVFLFDEQGRLLLQRRALGKYHSPGVWSNTCCGHPYPGEAPFAAAARRTYEELGISPSLLAAAGTVRYNHPDPVSGLVEQEFNHLFVGMAQEQLRPDPEEVGETAFVTAGELAERHAAAPFSAWFMTVLDAARPAIRELTGPSAGW, encoded by the coding sequence ATGCCGACCACACCAGCCACCGCGGCGCACAGCTCGTCGAACGGCACAGCAGAAGCGATCATGCTCGAACTGGTCGACGAGGACGGCACCACCATCGGCATCGCGGAGAAACTCGCCGCCCACCAGGCACCGGGCCAGCTGCACCGGGCGTTCTCCGTGTTCCTCTTCGACGAACAGGGACGTCTGCTGCTGCAGCGCCGTGCGCTCGGCAAGTACCACTCCCCCGGCGTGTGGTCCAACACCTGCTGCGGTCATCCGTACCCCGGCGAGGCGCCCTTCGCGGCCGCCGCCCGGCGTACGTACGAGGAGCTCGGGATCTCGCCCTCGCTGCTCGCGGCCGCGGGCACGGTCCGCTACAACCATCCGGACCCCGTCTCGGGCCTGGTGGAGCAGGAGTTCAACCATCTGTTCGTCGGGATGGCGCAGGAGCAGCTGCGGCCGGATCCGGAGGAGGTCGGCGAGACGGCCTTCGTGACCGCGGGTGAGCTCGCGGAGCGGCACGCCGCCGCGCCGTTCTCGGCCTGGTTCATGACGGTGCTGGATGCCGCGCGGCCCGCGATCAGGGAGCTGACGGGGCCGTCCGCGGGCTGGTGA
- a CDS encoding GlxA family transcriptional regulator, translating into MKQRSVLVVLFEDVLSLDVSGPMEVFAGASHTPGVSYGLRTASLTGAPVRCSNGLTLIPDGSLAEADVPDMLLVPGGSGTRAPDPALIDWLRENAPRAGQLVSVCSGALLLAEAGQLDGHRVTTHWSVCETLARDHPAVEVDPDPIFVRDGRLATSAGVTAGIDLALALVEEDHGRDVALAVARHLVVFLRRPGNQAQFSAQLTAQTAVREPLRAVQHWITEHPDADLCVEALAARARPSPRHFARAFQAETGLTPGRYVERVRLEQARRLLEDTTDGVAGISRASGYGTPEAMRRAFVKALGTAPAEYRRRFHSPPVCINPPAT; encoded by the coding sequence ATGAAGCAGCGATCCGTACTCGTCGTCCTCTTCGAGGACGTGCTGAGCCTCGATGTGAGCGGCCCGATGGAGGTCTTCGCCGGGGCCTCCCATACCCCCGGTGTCTCCTACGGGCTGCGCACCGCCTCCCTGACCGGTGCGCCGGTCCGCTGCTCCAACGGCCTCACCCTGATCCCCGACGGTTCTCTCGCCGAGGCGGACGTGCCCGACATGCTCCTCGTCCCCGGCGGGTCCGGGACCCGAGCACCCGACCCGGCGCTGATCGACTGGCTGCGTGAGAACGCCCCGCGCGCCGGGCAGTTGGTCTCCGTCTGTTCCGGGGCCCTGCTGCTCGCGGAGGCCGGGCAGCTCGACGGCCACCGCGTGACCACCCACTGGTCCGTCTGCGAGACCCTCGCCCGTGACCACCCGGCGGTCGAGGTGGACCCGGACCCGATCTTCGTACGTGACGGAAGGCTGGCCACCTCGGCCGGTGTCACCGCCGGCATCGATCTCGCCCTGGCCCTCGTCGAGGAGGACCACGGCCGCGACGTGGCGCTCGCGGTGGCCCGCCATCTCGTCGTGTTCCTGCGGCGCCCCGGGAACCAGGCCCAGTTCAGCGCCCAGCTCACCGCCCAGACGGCCGTCCGCGAACCCCTGCGGGCCGTTCAGCACTGGATCACCGAGCACCCGGACGCCGACCTCTGCGTGGAGGCACTGGCGGCCCGGGCCAGGCCCTCACCCCGCCACTTCGCCCGGGCCTTCCAGGCCGAGACCGGTCTGACACCGGGCCGGTACGTCGAGCGCGTCCGCCTCGAACAGGCCCGCCGGCTCCTGGAGGACACCACCGACGGCGTCGCGGGAATCTCCCGCGCCAGCGGCTACGGCACCCCGGAGGCCATGCGCCGCGCCTTCGTCAAGGCGCTCGGTACGGCGCCCGCCGAATACCGCCGCCGCTTCCACTCCCCGCCCGTGTGCATCAACCCGCCCGCAACGTAA
- a CDS encoding enoyl-CoA hydratase/isomerase family protein, with protein MDPREQARLEHTVADGVATVVISNSAKRNAMTADMWRSLPGLLEKLATDPAVRVLVLTGAGDTFCAGADITSLREPGSRAQELAVRAEEALAAFPRPTLAAVRGYCVGGGSQLAAACDLRFAEEGASFGVTPAKLGIVYPASSTRRLVALVGPAAAKFLLFSGELIAAERALRTGLVDEVLPTGGLDARVRSFAQVLASRSQLTQAAAKEFADGREDRDAYWSEQARGSGDTAEGVAAFMERRTPRFTWVTGSARAAPTSG; from the coding sequence ATGGATCCCAGGGAGCAGGCGCGGCTGGAGCACACCGTCGCGGACGGCGTCGCCACCGTCGTCATCAGCAACTCCGCCAAGCGGAACGCGATGACCGCGGACATGTGGCGGTCGCTGCCCGGACTGCTGGAGAAGCTGGCCACCGACCCGGCGGTACGGGTGCTGGTGCTCACCGGCGCCGGGGACACCTTCTGCGCCGGCGCCGACATCACCTCGCTCCGGGAGCCGGGCAGCCGTGCGCAGGAGCTCGCCGTGCGGGCGGAGGAGGCGCTGGCCGCCTTTCCCCGGCCCACGCTGGCCGCCGTGCGCGGATACTGCGTGGGCGGCGGCAGCCAGCTCGCGGCCGCCTGTGATCTGCGGTTCGCCGAGGAGGGGGCGTCGTTCGGTGTGACTCCGGCCAAGCTCGGGATCGTCTACCCCGCGTCGTCGACCCGGCGGCTGGTCGCCCTGGTCGGCCCGGCCGCCGCGAAGTTCCTGCTCTTCTCCGGCGAGCTGATCGCCGCGGAACGGGCCCTGCGCACGGGGCTGGTGGACGAGGTGCTGCCGACGGGCGGACTGGACGCCCGGGTGCGGTCGTTCGCGCAGGTACTGGCGTCGCGTTCGCAGCTGACCCAGGCCGCCGCGAAGGAGTTCGCCGACGGCCGCGAGGACCGGGACGCGTACTGGTCGGAGCAGGCGCGCGGAAGCGGCGACACCGCGGAGGGTGTCGCCGCCTTCATGGAGCGCCGTACGCCCCGCTTCACCTGGGTGACGGGATCTGCCCGGGCCGCTCCTACTTCAGGCTGA
- a CDS encoding DJ-1/PfpI family protein, which translates to MQIAIVLFDRFTALDAVGPYEILSRTPGAETVFVAERTGAVRNDNGSLALHADRSLAEVPAPDLVIVPGGPGQSAQMENETLLDWLRTADATSTWTTSVCTGSLLLAAAGLLDGRRATSHWLALDMLKTYGAEPTGERVVFDGKYVTAAGVSSGIDMGLTLLGRIAGDEHAQAVQLLTEYDPQPPYDAGSPEKAPAALVEEFRGSSRFSLK; encoded by the coding sequence GTGCAGATCGCCATCGTGCTCTTCGACCGCTTCACCGCCCTCGACGCCGTGGGCCCCTACGAGATCCTAAGCCGCACTCCCGGCGCCGAGACCGTCTTCGTCGCCGAGCGGACCGGGGCCGTGCGCAACGACAACGGGAGCCTCGCACTCCACGCCGACCGCTCGCTCGCCGAAGTCCCCGCCCCCGACCTGGTGATCGTGCCCGGCGGTCCCGGACAGAGCGCCCAGATGGAGAACGAGACCCTGCTCGACTGGCTGCGCACCGCCGATGCGACCAGCACCTGGACGACCTCGGTGTGTACCGGTTCACTGCTGCTCGCCGCTGCCGGACTGCTCGACGGCCGGCGAGCCACCTCGCACTGGCTCGCCCTCGACATGCTCAAGACGTACGGGGCCGAGCCGACCGGCGAGCGCGTCGTATTCGACGGCAAGTACGTCACGGCCGCCGGGGTGTCGTCCGGCATCGACATGGGCCTCACCCTGCTCGGCCGGATCGCCGGGGACGAGCACGCCCAGGCCGTCCAGCTGCTCACCGAGTACGACCCCCAGCCGCCGTACGACGCCGGATCCCCCGAAAAGGCCCCGGCCGCCCTGGTCGAGGAGTTCCGTGGGAGCAGCCGGTTCAGCCTGAAGTAG